In Brachypodium distachyon strain Bd21 chromosome 2, Brachypodium_distachyon_v3.0, whole genome shotgun sequence, one genomic interval encodes:
- the LOC100840406 gene encoding potassium transporter 6, translating to MEHHRANGDVAVRVSSAGSDGIRSLPGSDDDASERGGRAMRSFSQAYKTRHRTPQMFTAWQTVVLAFQSLGIVYGDLGTSPLYVFPSIVLPAPGGPDETDLLSILSLILWTLTLMSLVKYVLVVLRADDHGEGGTFALYSLLRQHICFKGARITRLPSDVDLSFHSKIGKKKGSSWVHAFLERSGTAQSCITYTVLLSTCMVMGDGALTPAISVLSAVQGIQSRSPKIEQKHVVMMTVVILLLLFLFQQLGTSRVSFSFSPIMVAWFASLSMIGIYNIATHYPPVLKAVSPHYIYYYFAKNGFVGWEQLGAVILCITGAEAMFADLGHFNKSSIQLAFSVLVYPSLILGYSGQTAYLIKNPGHMSTAFYSSIPEPLFWPMFVVATLAAIVASQSLISASFSIIRQSIALGCFPRATVRHTSDRYEGQVYCPEINYLLMALCVLITVGFQGGPQIGQAFGVAVIWVMLITTALMTVVMVVIWEVRAVWAAAFFLVYLAIEGMYMSSLMTKLGQGGWVPFAISAFFLAITLSWTYGRKKKSEYEAKHMVGIEELSAMVVKNRASRVPGVCVFFTDLVNGVPPIVRHYAEHTGCLRELLVFVTVRTLPVRSVLPEERFLVELLPSAGVYRSVVQYGYMDKQEVELVGGEFLDSVFAALKAVAGDEDEARMMELARKSGVSIVVGRTILAAGTGQGWFKRFVLDNFYRFLQKNFRSALDIDHANTLQVGIRYNIE from the exons ATGGAGCACCACCGTGCCAACGGCGACGTCGCCGTGCGGGTCTCCTCTGCGGGCTCCGACGGGATCCGCAGCCTGCCgggcagcgacgacgacgcctcggagcgcggcgggcgcgcAATGAGGAGCTTCAGCCAGGCCTACAAGACGCGCCACCGCACACCACAG ATGTTCACGGCGTGGCAGACGGTGGTGCTGGCGTTCCAGTCGCTGGGCATCGTGTACGGGGACCTGGGGACGTCGCCGCTGTACGTGTTCCCGTCCATCGTCCTCCCGGCgcccggcggccccgacgagaCGGACCTGCTGAGCATCCTCAGCCTCATCCTCTGGACGCTCACCCTCATGAGCCTCGTCAAGTACGTGCTGGTCGTGCTCCGCGCCGACGACCACGGCGAAGGCGGCACCTTCGCGCTctactccctcctccgccagcACATCTGCTTCAAGGGAGCCCGGATCACCCGGCTGCCCTCCGACGTCGACCTCAGCTTCCACAGCAAGATCGGCAAGAAGAAGGGGTCCTCTTGGGTCCATGCCTTCCTGGAGCGCAGCGGCACGGCGCAGTCCTGCATCACTTACACGGTTCTCCTTAGCACTTGCATGGTCATGGGCGACGGCGCGCTTACTCCTGCCATCTCCGTCCTCTCCGCCGTCCAGGGGATCCAGTCAAGATCTCCCAAAATCGAACAGA AGCACGTGGTGATGATGACGGTGGtgatcctgctgctgctgttcctgTTCCAGCAGCTGGGCACAAGCAGGGTGAGCTTCTCCTTCTCGCCGATCATGGTCGCCTGGTTCGCTTCCCTCTCCATGATCGGGATCTACAACATCGCCACGCATTACCCGCCGGTGCTCAAGGCCGTCTCGCCGCACTACATCTACTACTACTTCGCCAAGAACGGCTTCGTCGGATGGGAGCAGCTCGGCGCCGTCATCCTCTGCATCACGGGCGCCGAAGCCATGTTCGCTGACCTGGGCCACTTCAACAAGTCCTCCATCCAG CTGGCCTTCTCGGTGTTGGTGTACCCGTCGCTGATCCTGGGCTACTCGGGGCAAACGGCGTACCTGATCAAGAACCCGGGCCACATGAGCACGGCGTTCTACAGCAGCATCCCGGAGCCGCTCTTCTGGCCGATGTTCGTGGTGGCGACGCTGGCGGCCATCGTGGCGAGCCAGTCGCTCATCTCCGCCAGCTTCTCCATCATCCGCCAGTCCATCGCGCTGGGCTGCTTCCCCCGGGCCACCGTCCGCCACACCTCCGACAGGTACGAGGGCCAGGTCTACTGCCCCGAGATCAACTACCTCCTCATGGCCCTCTGCGTCCTCATCACCGTCGGCTTCCAGGGCGGCCCCCAGATCGGCCAAGCCTTCG GTGTTGCGGTGATCTGGGTGATGCTGATCACGACGGCGCTGATGACGGTGGTGATGGTCGTGATCTGGGAGGTGCGCGCGGTGTGGGCGGCGGCCTTCTTCCTGGTCTACCTGGCCATCGAGGGGATGTACATGAGCTCGCTGATGACCAAGCTGGGGCAGGGTGGCTGGGTGCCCTTCGCCATCTcggccttcttcctcgccatCACACTTTCCTGGACCTACGgccggaagaagaagagcgagTACGAAGCCAAACACATGGTGGGCATCGAGGAGCTGTCGGCCATGGTGGTGAAGAATCGCGCGTCCAGGGTGCCCGGGGTCTGCGTCTTCTTCACGGACCTCGTCAACGGTGTACCCCCCATCGTGCGCCACTACGCCGAGCACACGGGCTGCCTCCGCGAGCTGCTGGTCTTCGTCACCGTCAGGACGCTTCCCGTGCGGTCCGTGCTCCCCGAGGAGCGGTTCCTCGTCGAGCTGCTGCCGTCGGCCGGGGTGTACAGGTCCGTGGTGCAGTACGGGTACATGGACAAGCAGGAGGTGGAATTAGTCGGGGGCGAGTTCCTCGACTCGGTGTTTGCGGCGCTcaaggccgtcgccggagacgaggacgAAGCCCGGATGATGGAGCTCGCGCGGAAGAGCGGCGTCAGCATCGTGGTTGGGAGGACTATCCTGGCGGCCGGCACAGGGCAGGGGTGGTTCAAGCGCTTCGTCCTGGACAACTTCTACCGATTCCTGCAGAAGAACTTCAGATCCGCGCTCGACATCGATCACGCCAACACCCTGCAGGTCGGGATTCGCTACAACATAGAGTAG
- the LOC100821596 gene encoding probable U6 snRNA-associated Sm-like protein LSm4, whose translation MLPLSLLKTAQGHPMLVELKNGETYNGHLVNCDTWMNIHLREVICTSKDGDKFWRMPECYIRGNTIKYLRVPDEVIDKVQEETSKSRSDRKPPGVGRGRGRGDIGTKPGGRGIGRGQDDGKGGGRGRGGIGSKGGNKGRGRG comes from the exons ATG cttcccctctctctcctgaAGACCGCCCAGGGGCATCCCATG CTCGTGGAGCTCAAGAACGGCGAGACGTACAATGGGCACTTGGTGAACTGCGACACGTGGATGAACATACACCTTAGGGAGGTTATTTGCACCTCAAAG GATGGTGATAAGTTTTGGAGGATGCCTGAGTGTTACATTCGTGGGAACACGATCAAGTATCTTCGAGTTCCTGACGAG GTGATTGACAAAGTTCAAGAGGAAACTTCTAAGAGTCGATCAG ATAGGAAGCCGCCAGGTGTTGGCcgcggaagaggaagaggagatatAGGCACAAAACCTGGAGGAAGAGGTATTGGGCGTGGTCAAGATGATGGTAAAGGCGGTGGCCGTGGAAGGGGTGGAATTGGAAGTAAAGGCGGTAACAAAG GGCGTGGCCGTGGGTGA
- the LOC100822841 gene encoding rapid alkalinization factor gives MAKLLAAILFLAAALLAALAPSSSSAATAMGSGGGVAAAVVLRRGGRTCRGTVGECMEFFGVDGEGEEEVAAMAGKRRVLQDGSGYIGYDALKRDSVPCSQRGASYYNCQPGAEANPYSRGCSAITQCRG, from the coding sequence ATGGCAAAGCTGCTAGCAGCGATCCTCTTCCTGGCCGCGGCCCTCTTGGCGGCGCTCGCTCCTTCGTCGTcatcggcggcgacggccatgggcagcggcggcggcgtggcggcggcggtggtattgcggcggggcgggcggaCGTGCCGGGGCACGGTGGGGGAGTGCATGGAGTTCTTCGGCGTggacggcgagggcgaggaagaggtcgcggccatggcggggaAGCGGCGGGTGCTGCAGGACGGGTCCGGGTACATCGGCTACGACGCGCTGAAGCGGGACAGCGTGCCGTGCTCCCAGCGCGGGGCGTCCTACTACAACTGCCAGCCCGGCGCCGAGGCCAACCCTTACTCCCGCGGCTGCAGCGCCATCACCCAGTGCAGGGGCTAG
- the LOC100824065 gene encoding flowering-promoting factor 1-like protein 1, with the protein MSGVWVFKNGVVRLVENGPGSEQLPAVRRKALLHTPSGQVVSSYASLEAKLTALGWERYYEDPALYQFHKRGCMDLISLPRDFHHFSSVHMYDVVIKNRDSFRVVDS; encoded by the coding sequence ATGTCAGGGGTTTGGGTGTTCAAGAACGGCGTGGTGCGGCTGGTGGAGAACGGGCCGGGGAGCGAGCAGCTGCCGGCGGTGCGGCGGAAGGCGCTGCTGCACACGCCGAGCGGGCAGGTGGTGTCGTCGTACGCGTCGCTGGAGGCGAAGCTGACGGCGCTGGGGTGGGAGCGCTACTACGAGGACCCGGCTCTCTACCAGTTCCACAAGCGCGGGTGCATGGACCTCATCTCCCTCCCCAGGGACTTCCACCACTTCTCATCCGTCCACATGTACGACGTCGTCATCAAGAACAGGGACTCCTTCCGCGTCGTCGACTCTTGA
- the LOC100825904 gene encoding flowering-promoting factor 1-like protein 1 — MSGVWVFKNGVVRLVENPGSERSSTVRRKALLHTPSGQVVSSYASLEAKLTALGWERYYEDPALYQFNKPGALDLISLPKDFSHFSSVHMYDVVIKNRDAFRVVDS, encoded by the coding sequence ATGTCGGGGGTGTGGGTGTTCAAGAATGGCGTGGTGCGGCTGGTGGAGAACCCAGGGAGCGAGCGGTCGTCGACGGTGAGGCGGAAGGCGCTGCTGCACACGCCGAGCGGGCAGGTGGTGTCGTCGTACGCGTCGCTGGAGGCGAAGCTGACGGCGCTGGGGTGGGAGCGCTACTACGAGGACCCGGCGCTCTACCAGTTCAACAAGCCCGGGGCCTTGGACCTCATCTCCCTCCCCAAGGACTTCAGCCACTTCTCATCCGTCCACATGTACGACGTCGTCATCAAGAACAGGGACGCCTTCCGCGTCGTCGACTCTTAG